The following proteins are encoded in a genomic region of Oncorhynchus kisutch isolate 150728-3 linkage group LG6, Okis_V2, whole genome shotgun sequence:
- the LOC109892044 gene encoding keratin, type I cytoskeletal 18, translating into MSSSFSVRSFSVGRQPSFSSLSLRDSVRARSRAAVSFATSPLTRSASISHDLNRVPVTLNLNGQLGNHTNEKEAMQGLNNRLATYLDKVRSLETSNADLELRIKQIMIERLPKGHDFETMMAQAHQVEQEVRKKTLENARLMLEIDNAKLAADDFRIKWETELCMSQSVERDCLALKKAKVDHDQIIGSLKGDLDSLKEEIYFLKKNHEEEVESMKGHIAAQTVNVEVDAGRGGPELGTVMSELRTQYEGIIKKNKDQAEQWYLKKLEMVQNEVKESNEALRGAQSELVERQRFLQNLEVELESLHKQVSALKGNLGETGQKYSLEMERLQTTLSQLEEDLSQLRLDMQRNKTDYEQLLRIKQNLEIEIATYRRLLEGEETIKEVPSPKQEPDVRTRKIVKVVTQTMINGKVVDESSEVEHIQEEVKKKKK; encoded by the exons ATGTCGTCCAGTTTCTCAGTGCGGAGCTTCTCTGTGGGCCGTCAGCCCTCTTTCTCAAGCCTGTCTCTGAGAGACAGCGTCCGTGCCCGCTCCAGAGCTGCCGTGTCCTTTGCCACCAGCCCCCTGACCCGCTCCGCCTCCATCAGCCATGACCTGAACAGAGTTCCAGTCACCCTGAACCTCAATGGGCAGCTGGGCAACCACACCAACGAGAAGGAGGCCATGCAGGGCCTCAACAACCGCCTGGCCACTTACCTGGACAAG GTGCGCTCCCTGGAGACGTCCAACGCAGACCTGGAGCTGAGGATCAAGCAGATAATGATTGAGCGCCTCCCTAAAGGTCACGACTTCGAAACCATGATGGCCCAGGCCCACCAGGTGGAACAGGAG GTGAGGAAGAAGACACTGGAGAACGCTCGCCTCATGCTGGAGATTGACAATGCTAAACTGGCAGCTGACGACTTCAGGATCAA gtgggAGACAGAGTTGTGCATGTCCCAGTCTGTGGAGAGGGACTGTTTGGCCCTGAAGAAGGCCAAGGTGGACCATGATCAGATCATTGGGTCCCTGAAAGGAGACCTAGACAGCCTGAAGGAAGAGATCTACTTCCTGAAGAAGAACCatgaggag GAGGTTGAGTCTATGAAGGGCCATATTGCTGCTCAGACTGTGAACGTGGAGGTGGACGCGGGCCGTGGTGGACCTGAACTGGGCACAGTAATGTCAGAGCTTAGAACTCAGTACGAGGGCATCATCAAGAAGAACAAGGACCAGGCTGAGCAGTGGTACCTCAAGAAG CTGGAGATGGTGCAGAACGAGGTAAAGGAGTCTAACGAGGCTCTCAGGGGGGCTCAGAGTGAGTTGGTGGAGAGACAACGCTTCCTACAGAACCTGGAGGTGGAGCTGGAGAGTCTGCACAAACAG GTGTCAGCTCTGAAGGGTAACCTGGGGGAGACTGGTCAGAAGTACAGCCTGGAGATGGAGCGTCTGCAGACCACGCTGTCCCAGCTGGAGGAGGACCTGTCTCAGCTGCGTCTGGACATGCAG CGCAACAAGACGGACTATGAACAGCTGCTCCGCATCAAGCAGAACTTAGAGATAGAGATCGCCACCTACAGGAGActgctggagggagaggagac GATTAAAGAAGTACCATCACCAAAAC AGGAGCCGGATGTGCGGACCAGGAAGATAGTGAAGGTGGTGACTCAGACTATGATCAACGGCAAGGTGGTGGATGAGTCCAGCGAGGTGGAGCACATACAGGAGgaggtgaagaagaagaagaagtga